The proteins below are encoded in one region of Manis pentadactyla isolate mManPen7 chromosome 2, mManPen7.hap1, whole genome shotgun sequence:
- the NREP gene encoding neuronal regeneration-related protein, whose product MVYYPELSVWVSQPFPNKEMEGRLPKGRLPVPKEVNRKKNEETEAASLTPLGSEEPHSPRISYLHSF is encoded by the exons GTTTATTACCCGGAGCTCTCTGTCTGGGTCAGTCAACCATTTCCAAACAAGGAAATGGAGGGAAGACTTCCCAAG ggaagacttcctgtCCCGAAGGAAGTGAACCGCAAGAagaatgaggagactgaggctgccTCCCTGACTCCGCTTGGCAGCGAAGAACCCCACTCCCCAAGAATCAGTTACCTCCACTCTTTTTAA